ATTATCTTTTTTGCCAGCGGCAACTATTTCAGTTGGTTCCCGCTGCGCGGCTTAGTGTCATCGAACTTTGAACAGTTGAACTGGTACCAGCAAATTATCGATTATTTTTGGCATTTGACATTGCCGATTCTGGCCATGGTGATCGGCGGGTTTGCCACCTTGACCATGCTGACCAAAAACTCCTTTCTCGATGAAATCAACAAGCAGTACGTGGTCACCGCCCGCGCCAAGGGGCTGGATGAGCGCAGTATCCTCTACCGCCATGTTTTCCGAAATGCCATGCTGATCATCATCGCAGGGTTTCCGGCGGCGTTTATCAGTATTTTCTTCACCGGCGCGATGCTGATTGAGGTTATGTTCTCGTTGGAAGGGATAGGACTGCTTGGGTTCGAGTCGACCATACAGCGGGATTACCCGGTGGTATTTAGCTCTTTGTATATCATGACGCTACTAGGGCTTTTGCTGAACATTATTTCGGATATCACCTACACACTGGTTGATCCACGGATAGATTTTGAGGCACGTTAGTGAAACTGAACCCATTAACCAAGGAACGCTGGGCAAGATTTCGGGCACATAAGCGAGGCTATTGGTCGCTTTGGATCTTCTCGTTGCTGTTTTTCAGCAGCCTGTTTGCTGAAATTATTGCCAATGATAAACCGCTGGTGATCCAGTTTCAGTCGCAGTGGTATTTCCCTATTGTGACCCCATACTCGGAGACGGAGTTCGGCGGCGAATTCGACGCCGAGGCCGACTACACCGATCCGTATGTCGCCGAGCTGATCGAGGCCGACGGCTTTATGATCTGGCCGCTCATCCGTTTCAGTTACGACACCATCAACTACAACTTGTCGGGGCCCGCCCCGTCTCCGCCGGATAGCATCAACTGGCTTGGCACCGATGATAAGGGACGGGATGTCCTGGCTCGGATCATCTATGGTTTTCGGATTTCGGTGTTGTTTGGGTTTGCCCTAACCATTATATCCACCGTCATTGGTGTGATTGTCGGTGCTTGTCAGGGCTATTACGGCGGCTGGCTTGATCTGTTCGGCCAGCGCTTCATCGAAGTATGGTCGGGTATGCCGACCTTGTTCTTGCTGATCATATTGTCGAGTTTTGTCGAGCCAAACTTCTGGTGGCTGCTGGGTATTATGGTGCTCTTTAGCTGGATGGGACTGGTCGGTGTCGTGCGTGCCGAGTTTCTCCGTTGCCGCAATCTCGATTATGTCCGGGCGGCGCAGGCGATGGGGGTCGGTGATGGCCGCATTATGCTGCGCCATATGCTGCCCAACGCCATGGTGGCCTCGCTCACTATGATGCCGTTTATTCTCAGCGGTTCGGTGACCACGCTAACCTCGCTGGATTTCCTTGGCTTTGGCCTGCCGGCCGGGTCGCCGTCACTGGGCGAACTGCTGGCCCAGGGCAAAACGAACCTTCAGGCCCCTTGGCTGGGCTTATCGGCTTTTGTTGTTCTGTCTATCATGCTTAGCTTGCTGGTTTTTGTCGGTGAAGCGGTACGTGATGCATTTGATCCCCACCACCAGAGGTAACTATGTCACAACCAATTATTACCATTGAAAACCTGTCGGTGGGCTTTCAAACCGGACAGTCAGTCAATCAGGTGACCTACAATGTCAGCCTGGATATCCGGCGCGGCGAAACCCTGGCGTTGGTGGGGGAGAGTGGCTCGGGCAAATCGGTGACGGCCAATGCCATTTTGCGCCTGCTGCCGAAGTCTTCTACCCGCTACCTCAACGGTCACATTCACTATGATGGCATTGATATGATGAATTGTAGTGAAAGGGAGATGCGCGGTCTGCGGGGGCATCGGATTGGTATGATTTTCCAGGAGCCGATGATGTCACTCAATCCGCTGCACAAGGTTGGCCGCCAACTTTGCGAAACCTTGGCGATCCACCGCGGTACCCGGCAGCGTGAAGCGCAGCAGAAAGCACTCGAGTGGCTGAAAAAAGTCGGGATCAGAAATCCGGAAAAACGGCTGGAAGCCTATCCCCATGAGTTATCAGGCGGCGAGCGGCAGCGGGTGATGATAGCCATGGCGCTGATCAACGAGCCGGAGCTGCTGATTGCCGATGAGCCGACCACGGCCCTTGATGTGTCGGTTCAGGCCCAGATCCTCGACCTGCTAAAAGATCTGCAGCGCGAAATGGGGATGGCCATGCTGTTTATTACCCATGATCTGAGTATCGTGCGCAAGATTGCCGATCGGGTCGCCGTTATGCAGATGGGGCGGCTGGTGGAAACCAACACCATGACCGAAGTGTTCGAGCGACCTCAGGATCCCTATACCATCAAGTTGATCAATTCCGATCCGAGCGGGGAGCCCGTGCCTGTCGATATGGCGGCGACACCGATGTTCGAGGTCAAGGATTTGCGGGTGTGGTTCCCGATAAAAGGCGGGGTGCTCAAGCGGGTAAAAGATCACATCAAGGCGGTCACTGATGTGAGCTTTATGTTGCGAACGGGGCACAGTGTTGGCTTGGTGGGAGAGAGTGGCTCGGGCAAGTCGACGACCGGTATGGCCATTCTCAAACTGCTTGAGAGTAGCGGCGAAATTGTCTATCGCGGTCAAGATATCTCGG
This Photobacterium gaetbulicola Gung47 DNA region includes the following protein-coding sequences:
- a CDS encoding putative peptide ABC transporter, permease protein (COG4239), with amino-acid sequence MKLNPLTKERWARFRAHKRGYWSLWIFSLLFFSSLFAEIIANDKPLVIQFQSQWYFPIVTPYSETEFGGEFDAEADYTDPYVAELIEADGFMIWPLIRFSYDTINYNLSGPAPSPPDSINWLGTDDKGRDVLARIIYGFRISVLFGFALTIISTVIGVIVGACQGYYGGWLDLFGQRFIEVWSGMPTLFLLIILSSFVEPNFWWLLGIMVLFSWMGLVGVVRAEFLRCRNLDYVRAAQAMGVGDGRIMLRHMLPNAMVASLTMMPFILSGSVTTLTSLDFLGFGLPAGSPSLGELLAQGKTNLQAPWLGLSAFVVLSIMLSLLVFVGEAVRDAFDPHHQR
- a CDS encoding ABC transporter: two domain ATP-binding protein (COG4172) encodes the protein MSQPIITIENLSVGFQTGQSVNQVTYNVSLDIRRGETLALVGESGSGKSVTANAILRLLPKSSTRYLNGHIHYDGIDMMNCSEREMRGLRGHRIGMIFQEPMMSLNPLHKVGRQLCETLAIHRGTRQREAQQKALEWLKKVGIRNPEKRLEAYPHELSGGERQRVMIAMALINEPELLIADEPTTALDVSVQAQILDLLKDLQREMGMAMLFITHDLSIVRKIADRVAVMQMGRLVETNTMTEVFERPQDPYTIKLINSDPSGEPVPVDMAATPMFEVKDLRVWFPIKGGVLKRVKDHIKAVTDVSFMLRTGHSVGLVGESGSGKSTTGMAILKLLESSGEIVYRGQDISAFNRKQMLPMRSKLQVVFQDPFSALNPRMSVAQIIGEGLKVHQNLTPEQEDQMICDAMRDVELDPETRHRYPNEFSGGQRQRIAIARALVLKPSFILLDEPTSSLDRTVQFQVLTLLKTLQQKYHLTYLFISHDLSVVKSLCHYTLVLRQGQVVEQGETQTLFSEPKQDYTKQLVALS